The proteins below come from a single Fodinicola acaciae genomic window:
- a CDS encoding ABC transporter permease produces MLLKRSARHLRQPTQQPTRPRPGTGLAGRMWRERDMYAFVLPGFLFFVVFAYLPLLGNIAAFQDYSPFLGFGGSTWVGLDNFAAMFTDPAVWDALRNTLVISVLQIVFAFPAPIALALLLNSLISERVKRIMQTIVYLPHFLSWVIVIAIWQAVVGGAGPLADLLAKLGAGHVNVMANPDTFPILVTSQVIWKDVGWGTVIFFAAISAIPPELYESAAADGAGAWRRIWHITLPGLIPVTLLLLILRLGSVLTVGFEQILLQQPAVGAEASQVLDTFVYFRGVVGGDWGLATAAGLLKGIVGTVLIVAANRLAKRSGAEGLF; encoded by the coding sequence ATGCTGCTGAAGCGAAGTGCTCGCCACCTACGGCAACCGACACAGCAACCGACCCGGCCGCGGCCGGGCACCGGTCTGGCTGGCCGGATGTGGCGCGAGCGCGACATGTATGCCTTCGTGCTGCCGGGATTCCTGTTCTTCGTCGTGTTCGCCTATCTGCCGCTGCTCGGCAACATCGCGGCTTTCCAGGACTACTCCCCGTTTCTCGGCTTCGGCGGCTCGACATGGGTCGGCCTGGACAACTTCGCGGCGATGTTCACCGATCCGGCAGTGTGGGACGCGTTGCGCAACACGCTGGTGATTTCCGTCCTGCAGATCGTTTTCGCCTTTCCGGCGCCGATCGCGCTGGCGCTGCTGCTCAACTCGCTGATCTCCGAGCGGGTCAAGCGGATCATGCAGACGATCGTCTATCTGCCGCATTTCCTGTCCTGGGTCATCGTGATCGCGATCTGGCAGGCGGTGGTCGGAGGCGCCGGACCGTTGGCCGACCTGCTGGCGAAGCTCGGCGCCGGCCACGTCAACGTGATGGCCAACCCGGACACCTTTCCGATTTTGGTCACCTCGCAGGTGATCTGGAAGGACGTCGGCTGGGGAACGGTGATCTTCTTCGCCGCGATCAGTGCGATCCCGCCGGAGTTGTACGAGTCGGCCGCGGCAGACGGCGCGGGCGCCTGGCGGCGGATCTGGCACATCACGCTGCCCGGCCTGATTCCGGTGACGCTGCTGTTGCTGATCCTGCGGCTCGGCAGCGTACTCACCGTCGGTTTCGAGCAAATCCTGCTGCAGCAGCCGGCGGTCGGTGCCGAAGCGTCGCAGGTGCTGGACACCTTCGTCTATTTCCGCGGCGTCGTCGGCGGTGACTGGGGCCTCGCGACCGCCGCCGGGCTGCTCAAGGGGATCGTCGGCACCGTACTGATCGTCGCGGCCAACCGGCTGGCCAAAAGGTCCGGAGCGGAGGGACTTTTCTGA
- a CDS encoding amidohydrolase family protein, whose product MDGVVVDAHAHLGPYSRFFIPGPDAAAMVAVMDRAGVRLAVLSSHRAIQHDARAGNVETLRAVQRFPDRLAGYAVVNPWQCPEEAVARLADEPGFVGVKVHPDLHHYPLTGPAYEPLWDYAARTGLPVLTHTWLPSAYNTPAQADELLTLWPRLRLVLGHAGGTVPGMAAAIEVVQRHPTAFLELCGSSMTGALIGWLVRGVGHRQVLFGSDFPFIEQRMSLGRAVNAGLPPEALAAVLGGNAMALFGLGC is encoded by the coding sequence ATGGATGGTGTGGTGGTGGATGCGCATGCACATTTGGGGCCGTACAGCCGGTTCTTCATCCCCGGCCCGGACGCGGCGGCAATGGTCGCGGTGATGGACCGCGCCGGCGTACGGCTCGCCGTGTTGTCCTCGCATCGCGCCATCCAGCACGACGCGCGCGCCGGCAATGTCGAGACTTTGCGTGCGGTCCAACGGTTTCCGGACCGCCTGGCGGGCTATGCGGTGGTCAATCCGTGGCAGTGTCCGGAAGAGGCCGTCGCGCGCCTTGCGGACGAGCCGGGTTTCGTCGGTGTGAAGGTGCATCCGGACCTGCACCACTATCCGCTGACCGGTCCGGCGTACGAGCCGCTGTGGGATTACGCCGCACGGACCGGCCTGCCGGTGCTGACGCACACCTGGCTGCCGTCCGCGTACAACACGCCGGCGCAGGCCGACGAGCTGCTGACCCTGTGGCCTCGCCTCCGGCTGGTGCTCGGCCACGCCGGCGGCACGGTCCCCGGAATGGCGGCCGCGATCGAGGTGGTGCAGCGCCATCCGACCGCTTTTCTGGAGCTGTGCGGCTCATCCATGACCGGCGCACTGATCGGCTGGCTGGTACGCGGCGTCGGCCACCGCCAGGTGCTGTTTGGCTCCGATTTTCCGTTTATCGAACAGCGAATGTCGCTCGGCCGGGCCGTCAACGCCGGCCTGCCGCCGGAGGCACTCGCCGCGGTGCTCGGCGGCAATGCGATGGCTCTGTTTGGTCTCGGTTGTTAG
- a CDS encoding alkaline ceramidase: MNGIPVGVAVEDATPGWPVRMSGFAARSEPSTGVHDPISVRALAVGDTCVVAADVVGVDDRMSERIRAEAPFDSDRMVVTATHTHGGPAVMTGRLGAVDDKAADLVVRAGVRAAIRARQRQRPATLEFADAGALPIATDRRRGGHPDAARLRALRWTATSGETIATIASYPCHPVVLGADNRQLTADYPAALRAQLEAASGAPVLFLTGCAGDINTGHLATASYATAPTASRTFVEAERIGGELARAVADADWRRVPVTGRAKAAIERISLQLRTVDELSPAELAQRWRAELVDATPGQAAVLRTWIDWSGRPGAGRAGVWNGRVTAFGWGGVSLVFLPGEPFLTTGTAIEKASAAHGCIVAGYADDCPGYLPTADAYDSGGYEIDAAHRYYGMPAPFARGSAEIVAAVATRLLRRIEG, from the coding sequence GTGAACGGCATCCCCGTCGGCGTCGCGGTCGAGGACGCGACGCCGGGCTGGCCGGTGCGCATGTCCGGATTCGCCGCACGATCAGAGCCGTCGACCGGTGTGCACGATCCGATTTCGGTGCGAGCGCTCGCGGTTGGCGACACTTGCGTGGTCGCGGCCGACGTGGTCGGCGTGGACGACCGGATGTCTGAGCGCATCCGCGCCGAGGCACCATTCGACTCCGACCGGATGGTGGTGACCGCGACGCACACGCACGGCGGTCCGGCCGTGATGACCGGCCGGCTCGGCGCCGTCGACGACAAGGCGGCCGATCTGGTCGTACGCGCCGGCGTACGCGCCGCGATCCGTGCCAGGCAACGACAACGGCCGGCGACGCTGGAGTTTGCCGATGCCGGCGCGCTGCCGATCGCGACCGACCGGCGGCGCGGCGGTCATCCGGACGCGGCGCGCCTGCGAGCGCTTCGCTGGACAGCGACCAGCGGCGAGACGATTGCGACGATCGCCAGTTATCCGTGCCATCCGGTCGTTCTCGGCGCCGACAATCGCCAGCTCACCGCCGATTATCCCGCCGCGCTGCGTGCTCAGCTGGAAGCGGCGTCGGGCGCGCCAGTGCTGTTTCTGACCGGCTGCGCCGGCGACATCAACACCGGTCACCTGGCCACGGCGTCGTACGCGACCGCTCCGACCGCCTCGCGGACTTTCGTTGAGGCGGAACGGATCGGCGGTGAGCTGGCGCGCGCGGTCGCGGACGCCGACTGGCGGCGCGTACCCGTGACCGGTCGCGCCAAGGCCGCGATCGAGCGGATTTCGTTGCAACTGCGTACGGTTGATGAGCTGTCACCAGCCGAGCTGGCTCAGCGATGGCGGGCCGAGTTGGTCGATGCCACACCGGGACAGGCCGCGGTGTTGCGCACCTGGATCGACTGGTCCGGCCGGCCCGGCGCCGGACGCGCCGGCGTCTGGAACGGTCGCGTGACAGCCTTCGGCTGGGGCGGCGTCAGCCTGGTTTTCCTTCCTGGCGAGCCGTTTCTGACGACCGGCACCGCGATCGAGAAGGCCTCCGCTGCACACGGTTGCATCGTCGCCGGCTATGCCGATGACTGTCCTGGCTATCTGCCGACCGCCGATGCGTACGACAGCGGCGGCTACGAAATCGATGCCGCACACCGCTATTACGGCATGCCGGCGCCGTTTGCACGCGGCAGCGCGGAAATCGTGGCCGCTGTCGCGACACGACTGCTCCGGAGGATCGAAGGCTAA
- a CDS encoding sugar isomerase domain-containing protein: MRSLGRGYLDTITGLLTRILDEEAAAIDRAAGLLAGQISADRLVHVFGPGGHSNLAAQEIFFRAGGLMHVSAILDEGTLLSNGALRSMAIERTPGYGRVVIENSGLGATDLLILVNAYGINAALIDAALTARERGVRTIGVSSRAHAENTAADHPARHPTKANLHDLVEVAIDTKVPIGDAVVEVPGVSEPVAAVSTFANAYALNVLVLRTLEKLTESGVSPPIWRSGNASGGDEANRAFVSRFTGRVRWL; this comes from the coding sequence GTGAGGTCGCTCGGCCGCGGCTATCTCGACACGATCACCGGCCTGCTCACCCGGATCCTCGACGAGGAGGCGGCGGCGATCGACCGAGCCGCCGGCCTGCTGGCGGGGCAGATCAGCGCCGACCGGCTGGTGCACGTCTTCGGACCCGGCGGCCACTCCAACCTGGCCGCACAGGAGATCTTCTTCCGCGCCGGCGGCCTGATGCACGTGTCGGCGATCCTCGACGAAGGCACACTGTTGTCCAACGGCGCCCTGCGGTCGATGGCCATCGAGCGTACGCCCGGATATGGCCGCGTGGTCATCGAAAACTCCGGCCTCGGCGCGACAGACCTGCTGATCCTGGTCAACGCTTACGGCATCAACGCCGCGCTCATCGACGCGGCGCTGACGGCACGTGAGCGCGGCGTGCGGACAATCGGCGTGAGTTCTCGCGCACACGCGGAAAACACCGCGGCCGACCATCCGGCCCGCCATCCCACCAAGGCGAATCTGCACGACCTGGTCGAGGTCGCCATCGACACGAAAGTGCCGATCGGCGACGCGGTCGTCGAGGTGCCGGGAGTAAGCGAGCCGGTCGCAGCAGTGTCGACGTTTGCCAATGCGTACGCTCTCAACGTGCTTGTGTTGCGTACGCTGGAAAAACTCACCGAAAGCGGCGTCTCGCCACCGATTTGGCGCAGTGGCAACGCGTCCGGCGGCGACGAGGCCAACCGTGCCTTCGTCTCGCGGTTCACCGGCCGGGTCCGGTGGTTGTGA
- a CDS encoding AGE family epimerase/isomerase has translation MTPHERISAAAAEDLRHLNAQVLPWWFDNGSDDDRGGVFTCFSNDGELVSTDKYTWSQGRWAWLTGAIATSDFPLYGADKAAERAARTADFLVANAILPDDSTIYQLTADGRPVKQPDGSLHSSLYADLFVVLGLAGAAVGNTGDPRCPQWTAVAAQLLESAGRRVRDGAIRTEPYPVPDGMTSLAVGMMMLSAATALFRATQDSAAKEVALSHADELIRGAADAVPADFAYADRRPAGTLMARHRTPGHVLEMLWFLVDTADALPEIRPKLGDWMVRRAVESLRLGWDEQDGGLFRFVDRDGGPPVGDRIGVAYEELVDRTWSTKLWWPHAESLYATALLASRFESGELMDWHDRIRDYTYATFPAPQGREWIQIRDRRGAPLDQVVGLPVKDPFHVARALLLSAKLRKENS, from the coding sequence ATGACACCGCACGAACGGATCTCCGCCGCGGCAGCCGAAGATCTGCGCCACCTCAACGCGCAGGTGCTGCCGTGGTGGTTCGACAACGGCTCCGACGACGACCGCGGCGGCGTCTTCACCTGCTTCAGCAACGACGGCGAGCTGGTCTCCACCGACAAGTACACCTGGAGCCAGGGCCGCTGGGCCTGGCTGACCGGCGCCATCGCGACCTCCGACTTTCCGTTGTACGGTGCCGATAAGGCGGCCGAGCGAGCGGCACGTACGGCCGACTTCCTGGTTGCCAACGCCATCCTGCCCGACGACAGCACGATCTATCAGCTGACCGCCGACGGCCGGCCGGTCAAGCAGCCGGACGGCTCGCTGCACTCCAGCCTCTACGCGGACCTGTTCGTCGTGCTCGGCCTCGCCGGCGCCGCGGTCGGCAACACCGGCGATCCGCGTTGTCCACAGTGGACAGCCGTGGCGGCACAGCTGCTCGAGTCGGCCGGCCGGCGCGTACGCGACGGCGCGATCCGCACCGAGCCGTATCCGGTCCCAGACGGCATGACCAGTCTCGCCGTCGGCATGATGATGTTGAGCGCGGCCACCGCGCTTTTTCGCGCCACACAGGACAGCGCCGCGAAGGAGGTCGCACTTTCCCATGCCGACGAGCTGATCCGAGGTGCGGCCGACGCGGTGCCGGCGGATTTCGCGTATGCCGACCGGCGGCCGGCGGGCACGCTGATGGCCAGGCACCGCACGCCCGGACACGTGCTGGAGATGCTCTGGTTTCTGGTCGACACGGCCGACGCTTTACCGGAAATCAGGCCGAAACTCGGCGACTGGATGGTGCGCCGCGCGGTCGAGTCGTTGCGCCTGGGGTGGGACGAGCAGGACGGCGGCCTGTTCCGGTTCGTCGACCGCGACGGCGGACCACCGGTCGGCGACCGGATCGGTGTCGCGTACGAGGAGCTGGTCGACCGCACCTGGTCGACGAAACTTTGGTGGCCACACGCGGAGTCTCTGTATGCGACCGCGCTGCTGGCCAGTCGCTTCGAGTCGGGCGAGCTGATGGACTGGCACGACCGGATCCGCGACTACACCTACGCGACTTTTCCAGCGCCGCAAGGCCGTGAGTGGATCCAGATCCGCGACCGCCGCGGCGCTCCGCTCGACCAGGTGGTCGGCCTGCCGGTCAAGGACCCGTTCCACGTCGCCCGCGCCCTGCTGCTGTCCGCCAAGCTGCGGAAGGAAAACTCGTGA
- a CDS encoding sodium:solute symporter family protein, which translates to MHVLDWTVLAAYFVAMVFVGVWARRRVRTPADFFTAGGRMPAWLAGISHHMSGYSAAVFVAYAAIAYTNGFALYVWWAVTIAIACTVCAFVFAPRWSRLRDRLHIVSPLEYLAVRFNVPTQQVMAWSGAVLKVFDVGAKWTASAVLLNVFAGVPLVWGILLTGGVTLIYATVGGLWADALTDFGQFLIQLVAGVVMFVIVLATLGGVSGLWTIWQKLPPEHSNLFNGQYSAWFFLAYCLISTVSYSGGTWNLAQRFIASPTGSAARRASLFSAALYLVWPLVLFFPMWAAPIILPHLADPTQSYALLATKLLPAGLIGLVLAGMFSHTMAMTSSDANAISAVVVRDIIPALTRRRDLKESRLELTAGRVATVLFIGLSMVIALTADSFGGVIGLLILWFGALVGPIAVPMLLGMLRPFRRCGPAAAILSWAAGLVTFALTKYVLASWIKTLGDASQAVTVAAPIVVSLLVFLGVGLVKPWHDTKADALLASLDTDTPPTEKETVTA; encoded by the coding sequence ATGCACGTCCTGGACTGGACCGTCCTCGCCGCCTACTTCGTCGCGATGGTGTTCGTCGGTGTCTGGGCTCGGCGCCGGGTCCGTACGCCGGCCGACTTCTTCACCGCCGGTGGCCGGATGCCGGCCTGGCTGGCCGGCATCTCGCACCACATGTCCGGCTACAGCGCGGCGGTTTTCGTGGCGTACGCGGCAATTGCCTACACCAACGGCTTCGCGTTGTATGTCTGGTGGGCCGTGACGATCGCGATCGCCTGCACGGTCTGCGCCTTCGTCTTCGCGCCACGCTGGTCGCGGCTGCGCGACCGGCTGCACATCGTGTCGCCGCTGGAATATCTGGCCGTACGCTTCAACGTGCCGACGCAGCAGGTGATGGCCTGGAGCGGTGCGGTGCTCAAGGTTTTCGACGTTGGCGCGAAGTGGACGGCCAGCGCGGTGCTGCTGAACGTTTTCGCCGGCGTGCCGTTGGTGTGGGGGATCCTGCTGACCGGCGGCGTCACGCTGATCTACGCGACGGTCGGCGGGCTTTGGGCCGACGCGCTCACCGATTTCGGCCAGTTTCTCATCCAGCTGGTCGCCGGCGTCGTCATGTTCGTCATCGTGCTGGCGACGCTCGGTGGCGTGTCGGGCCTGTGGACGATCTGGCAGAAACTGCCGCCGGAGCACTCGAACCTGTTCAACGGCCAGTATTCGGCGTGGTTTTTCCTCGCGTACTGCCTGATCTCGACCGTTTCCTACAGCGGCGGCACCTGGAACCTGGCACAGCGGTTCATCGCCTCCCCGACCGGCTCGGCGGCGCGCCGCGCCAGCCTGTTCTCCGCCGCGCTCTACCTGGTGTGGCCGCTGGTCCTGTTCTTCCCGATGTGGGCCGCCCCGATCATCCTGCCGCACCTGGCCGATCCGACGCAGTCGTATGCGTTGCTGGCGACCAAACTCCTGCCGGCCGGCCTGATCGGCCTGGTGCTGGCCGGAATGTTCTCACACACCATGGCGATGACCTCGTCGGACGCAAACGCGATTTCGGCGGTGGTCGTACGCGACATCATTCCGGCGCTCACCCGGCGGCGCGATCTCAAGGAAAGCCGGCTGGAGCTGACCGCCGGCCGCGTCGCGACCGTACTTTTCATCGGCCTGTCCATGGTCATCGCACTCACCGCCGACTCCTTCGGCGGCGTGATCGGCCTGCTCATCCTGTGGTTCGGCGCGCTGGTCGGACCGATCGCGGTGCCGATGCTGCTGGGAATGCTTCGGCCGTTCCGCCGCTGCGGACCGGCAGCGGCGATCCTGTCCTGGGCCGCCGGGCTGGTCACCTTCGCACTGACCAAATACGTGCTGGCCAGCTGGATCAAGACTCTCGGCGACGCCAGCCAGGCGGTCACCGTCGCGGCGCCGATCGTGGTCTCCCTGTTGGTCTTCCTCGGCGTCGGTCTGGTCAAACCGTGGCATGACACGAAAGCGGACGCTCTGTTGGCCAGCCTGGACACCGACACTCCACCGACCGAAAAGGAAACCGTCACCGCATGA
- a CDS encoding DUF4091 domain-containing protein, which yields MFQTARRPVLAVIFFLVLALIGVPAYAAADVPLADFETADLTGVTVAASSDHTAVSDAFATSGGGSLRFDMASTESKDSRVFPRVWLENGTALAPADWRAHAYLRVAVFSANPDPLTIYLVVRDKAGKYLQRSLPAGAYAVRVFSVRTADIAAAGVDLANLLQVQISTDRGPVAKTFYVDDVRLADTPADEAAVQAASAPKVIGVMGLPALAARDHGDLATVRRLLRPGTAQPDGALRAQYDGLASRISYLAGKIPSLGDDVDTARSIFAELTNDHWLIARLAGRAQARTARPYAPVGLGFADSMSLVYPRDLPCHCSWSGGRVELARGEYENVQLVAVPYGLGLKNAAVRAIGGRGLSVQVHPVGSVNLAPPVQPRPGTPTDWRPSWYAGWTPDPILTSRSAVDVAGDDFQAYWLQVYVPAAARAGTYHLILELTATGIAPQRTRLDVQVWPVTIPDRSALRTAIGSDPKAYAEPYGVTDPAQVAELNKTEQRFLAQFKLQPDNIYRSIYEPDPPSVESLRQIGGLRQFNIWYFDPRLFDLTKPATWDAQADRLFDRIQPFVDQYRAAGLIGKAYLYCCDESTAQYFPLIKQVLTRFKLRFADVKVLSTAIDDQMGTQNGLANLVDWWVRDVPWYSASVVQQRHQEGLEAWWYLHAGVANPCPNVFVGYDPGQLRTLLGPMSYQSNVDGFLYYRVDRWYGHQVLADGPLSSWDPRTWGDVAGDGSLLYPGPDGPMPSIRLQNLRDGLEDYNLLVTLKDALAHGHVDPVTRARAERLLSAYDVVTDQRQYVRDPVAYRHWRSAVGELAARLG from the coding sequence GTGTTCCAAACGGCGCGGCGGCCGGTGCTGGCCGTCATCTTTTTCCTTGTCCTCGCACTGATCGGTGTGCCGGCGTATGCGGCCGCCGACGTGCCGCTCGCGGACTTCGAGACCGCTGACCTGACCGGCGTGACGGTCGCCGCGTCCAGCGATCACACCGCGGTCAGCGATGCTTTCGCGACCAGCGGCGGCGGCTCGTTGCGTTTTGACATGGCCAGCACGGAATCCAAGGACAGTCGAGTCTTTCCACGTGTATGGCTGGAAAACGGCACCGCGCTCGCGCCGGCCGACTGGCGCGCGCATGCCTATCTGCGGGTCGCCGTTTTCAGCGCCAATCCGGATCCGTTGACGATTTACCTGGTCGTACGCGACAAAGCCGGCAAATATCTGCAACGATCGCTGCCGGCTGGCGCGTACGCGGTGCGGGTTTTCTCGGTGCGTACGGCCGACATCGCCGCGGCCGGCGTCGACCTGGCCAACCTCCTGCAGGTGCAGATCAGCACCGACCGTGGACCGGTCGCCAAGACGTTCTACGTCGATGACGTACGGCTGGCCGACACTCCGGCAGACGAGGCCGCTGTGCAGGCTGCCAGTGCGCCAAAAGTCATCGGTGTGATGGGTCTGCCGGCGCTGGCCGCGCGCGATCACGGCGATTTGGCGACAGTCCGGCGGTTGCTGCGACCCGGGACGGCGCAGCCAGACGGTGCGCTGCGCGCGCAGTACGACGGCCTCGCGTCGCGGATCTCTTATCTGGCAGGGAAGATCCCGTCGCTCGGTGACGACGTCGACACCGCGCGGTCGATCTTTGCCGAGCTGACCAACGATCATTGGCTGATCGCGCGGCTGGCCGGTCGTGCGCAGGCCAGGACGGCCAGGCCGTACGCGCCGGTCGGCCTCGGCTTCGCCGACTCGATGTCGCTGGTCTATCCGCGCGATCTGCCCTGCCACTGTTCGTGGTCCGGCGGACGCGTCGAACTTGCCCGCGGTGAATACGAAAACGTGCAGCTGGTGGCCGTTCCCTACGGTCTGGGCCTGAAAAACGCGGCCGTACGCGCGATCGGCGGCCGCGGTCTGTCGGTCCAGGTGCATCCGGTCGGCTCGGTCAATCTGGCGCCCCCGGTGCAGCCACGGCCCGGCACGCCGACCGACTGGCGGCCGAGTTGGTATGCCGGCTGGACGCCGGATCCGATCCTCACCAGCCGATCCGCGGTCGACGTCGCCGGCGATGATTTCCAGGCGTACTGGCTGCAGGTGTACGTGCCGGCGGCGGCGCGCGCCGGCACTTACCATCTCATTCTCGAGCTGACCGCGACCGGCATCGCGCCGCAACGGACGCGGCTCGACGTCCAGGTCTGGCCGGTGACGATTCCGGACCGGTCGGCGTTGCGGACGGCGATTGGCAGCGATCCCAAGGCATACGCGGAGCCGTACGGTGTCACCGACCCGGCGCAGGTCGCCGAGCTCAACAAGACCGAGCAACGGTTTCTCGCGCAGTTCAAGCTGCAGCCGGACAACATCTATCGCAGCATCTACGAGCCGGACCCGCCGAGCGTCGAGTCGCTCCGGCAGATCGGCGGCCTGCGGCAGTTCAACATCTGGTATTTCGACCCGCGGTTGTTCGACCTGACCAAGCCAGCGACCTGGGACGCGCAGGCCGACCGGCTTTTCGACCGTATCCAGCCGTTTGTCGACCAATATCGCGCCGCCGGCCTGATCGGCAAGGCCTATCTCTATTGCTGTGACGAGAGCACCGCGCAGTATTTTCCACTGATCAAACAGGTGTTGACCCGGTTCAAGCTGCGGTTTGCCGACGTGAAGGTGCTCTCGACCGCGATCGACGACCAGATGGGGACGCAGAACGGCCTCGCGAACCTCGTCGACTGGTGGGTCCGCGACGTGCCGTGGTATTCGGCATCCGTCGTGCAGCAACGACATCAGGAGGGCCTGGAGGCCTGGTGGTATCTGCACGCCGGTGTCGCCAACCCCTGTCCCAACGTCTTCGTCGGCTATGACCCCGGACAGCTGCGGACGCTGCTTGGTCCGATGTCTTACCAGTCCAATGTGGACGGCTTCCTCTACTACCGGGTGGACCGCTGGTATGGCCACCAGGTGCTCGCCGACGGACCGCTGTCCAGCTGGGATCCGCGCACCTGGGGGGATGTCGCCGGTGACGGATCGCTGCTCTATCCGGGACCGGACGGCCCGATGCCGTCGATCCGGCTGCAGAATCTGCGCGACGGCCTGGAAGACTACAACTTGCTGGTGACTCTCAAGGACGCGTTGGCGCACGGTCACGTCGATCCGGTCACACGAGCGCGCGCCGAGCGGCTGTTGTCCGCGTACGACGTGGTGACCGACCAGCGTCAGTACGTCCGCGATCCGGTCGCGTACCGGCATTGGCGCTCCGCCGTCGGTGAACTCGCGGCGCGGCTTGGATAA
- a CDS encoding helix-turn-helix transcriptional regulator, whose protein sequence is MRASDYAGMTSLAAELFADAEWRSPWRSVVAHVGAAFPGALVLMTDADLPAGKGRLLTHWPTEVAGEWLRGLHSRQIELRHPLARHFATATEKAPVSAGLLLGSRWRRTESFALARDAFGAIDSYGLAVRSVAGVVRGLVIDIPAIHERRALPYLTAIQPLLCGIDEHDRLIRGWRGDGKAVADDHTLTTREIAVLLLLADTLPAATIARRLRISVRTVHKHVERIYRKLGVRDRLGAVLRAQSMGILRQNARSPSRQCQDQERACRTDSRRS, encoded by the coding sequence ATGCGGGCCAGCGACTACGCCGGAATGACCAGCCTCGCGGCGGAGCTTTTCGCCGACGCGGAGTGGCGCAGTCCGTGGCGGTCGGTGGTCGCGCACGTCGGTGCGGCGTTTCCCGGTGCGCTGGTGTTGATGACCGATGCGGATCTGCCGGCCGGAAAAGGCCGGCTGCTGACGCATTGGCCGACGGAGGTTGCCGGCGAGTGGCTACGCGGCCTGCACAGCCGCCAGATCGAGCTGCGGCATCCGCTGGCGCGGCATTTCGCGACGGCCACCGAGAAAGCCCCGGTCAGCGCCGGCCTGCTGCTCGGATCGCGATGGCGGCGTACGGAGAGTTTCGCGCTCGCGCGTGACGCGTTTGGCGCCATCGACTCGTACGGCCTCGCGGTCAGATCGGTCGCTGGCGTGGTGCGTGGACTGGTGATCGACATTCCCGCCATCCACGAGCGGCGAGCTTTGCCTTATCTGACAGCGATCCAGCCGCTGCTGTGCGGCATCGACGAGCACGACCGGCTGATCCGCGGTTGGCGAGGCGATGGCAAGGCGGTTGCCGACGACCACACGTTGACGACCCGGGAAATAGCGGTCCTGCTGTTGCTGGCCGACACTCTGCCGGCCGCGACGATCGCGCGGCGGTTGCGCATTTCCGTACGTACGGTGCACAAACATGTCGAGCGGATCTATCGCAAGCTCGGCGTACGCGACCGCCTCGGCGCCGTGCTCCGCGCCCAGTCGATGGGAATACTGCGGCAAAACGCTCGTTCCCCGTCTCGGCAATGCCAAGACCAGGAACGAGCGTGCCGCACTGACTCTAGGCGATCTTGA
- a CDS encoding alpha/beta hydrolase, giving the protein MFSELACATWPAVADARYAGPWDRRTSAPLLVIGQTYDPATPYSMATHLTAELGNARLLTIDGFGHCSQASVCAAKAREKYLLTRQLPDPGARCGQDTAPF; this is encoded by the coding sequence GTGTTCAGTGAGTTGGCCTGCGCGACCTGGCCGGCGGTGGCAGACGCCCGCTACGCCGGCCCATGGGACCGGCGGACGTCGGCTCCGCTGCTGGTGATCGGCCAGACGTACGATCCGGCGACACCGTACTCGATGGCCACACATCTGACCGCAGAGCTCGGCAACGCGCGGCTGCTGACCATCGACGGTTTCGGCCACTGTTCGCAGGCGAGCGTCTGCGCTGCCAAGGCCAGGGAAAAATATCTGCTGACGCGGCAGTTGCCTGATCCTGGCGCGCGCTGTGGCCAGGACACGGCGCCGTTCTGA